In Pseudomonas sp. p1(2021b), the genomic window GGCTGGTGTGTGGTCAGTCGAGAATCAGATAGGTCTTGCGCACGGTGGTGCGGATGTCCCAGGTGCCTTGGGTATTGGCCTCGAAGTACAGGGCGTCGCCCGCCTTGAACGCGATGGGCTGGCCATGCTCGGGGGTGAAGCTGCCTTCGCCGGCCACGATATAGCTGTATTCAGCCTGGGCGACCTGGCGGCGGAAGGTGCCGGGGGTGCATTCCCAGACGCCGGTGGTGCCCTTGCCGTCCGGCAGGGTCTGGTGCGCCGCGGTGCGCGCCAGGGCGCCATCGTCGCCCAGGGCGGTGAGTTCGCTGAAACCTGGCTGCTCGTCCAGGCGGATACGGGTCAGGGACATGAAAGGTTCCTCAGGCTTTATCTTCGAGGCCGGCCGGGGCGAACCGGGCCAGGTAGCGGTCCATGGCGGCCGGGCGTCGCCCGGCCAGTTCCGAGCGCTCCTTGCGCAAGACGGCGTTGCGTACCAGCGAGCCGCCCAGATAGCGGACCGGCTCCGGTGGGAAG contains:
- a CDS encoding cupin domain-containing protein, which translates into the protein MSLTRIRLDEQPGFSELTALGDDGALARTAAHQTLPDGKGTTGVWECTPGTFRRQVAQAEYSYIVAGEGSFTPEHGQPIAFKAGDALYFEANTQGTWDIRTTVRKTYLILD